In the Qipengyuania pelagi genome, one interval contains:
- the miaB gene encoding tRNA (N6-isopentenyl adenosine(37)-C2)-methylthiotransferase MiaB has product MKQTNSPKTYRVKSFGCQMNVYDGERMAEMLAERGIAPAPEGEEADLVVLNTCHIREKAAEKVYSDIGRLTKAGRAAGKEPLIAVAGCVAQAEGEEIMARAPAVSMVVGPQAYHRLPEMLDRAVKGERATDTDMPAIAKFAALPERRRVTPNAFLTVQEGCDKFCTYCVVPYTRGAEISRPYQDLVTEARKLVDAGAKEITLLGQNVSAWSGEDERGHTVGLAGLIRDLAKIDGLARIRYTTSHPADMDDALIAAHGEVEKLMPFLHLPVQAGSDRVLKAMNRSHTAESYLKLLDRFRAARPDIALSGDFIVGFPGETEAEFEETLKLVDAVGYAQAFSFKYSPRPGTPAATMDGQIAPEIMDDRLQRLQAALNRDQFAFNRVTEGRTCQVLVERKGKLPGQWLGKSPWLQSVWFEGNCAIGDLVEVRLGEAGPNSMAGELLERETA; this is encoded by the coding sequence ATGAAACAGACAAATTCTCCCAAGACCTACCGGGTCAAGTCCTTCGGCTGCCAGATGAACGTCTATGACGGCGAGCGCATGGCCGAGATGCTGGCCGAGCGGGGCATTGCGCCCGCGCCGGAGGGGGAGGAGGCCGATCTCGTCGTCCTCAACACCTGCCACATCCGCGAGAAGGCGGCGGAGAAGGTCTATTCCGACATCGGCCGCCTGACCAAGGCGGGGCGCGCGGCGGGCAAGGAGCCGCTGATCGCGGTCGCGGGCTGCGTCGCGCAGGCCGAGGGCGAGGAGATCATGGCGCGTGCGCCCGCCGTGTCCATGGTGGTCGGGCCGCAGGCCTATCATCGCTTGCCGGAGATGCTCGACCGGGCGGTCAAGGGCGAACGGGCGACCGATACGGACATGCCCGCGATCGCTAAATTCGCGGCGCTTCCCGAGCGCAGGCGCGTGACGCCGAACGCCTTTCTCACCGTGCAGGAAGGCTGCGACAAGTTCTGCACCTATTGCGTCGTGCCCTATACGCGCGGCGCGGAGATCAGCCGACCTTATCAGGACCTCGTGACCGAAGCGCGCAAGCTGGTCGATGCGGGCGCTAAGGAGATCACGCTGCTGGGCCAGAACGTCTCGGCATGGAGCGGTGAGGACGAGCGCGGTCACACGGTCGGCCTCGCGGGGCTGATCCGCGATCTCGCGAAGATCGATGGCCTCGCGCGCATCCGCTACACCACCAGCCATCCTGCCGACATGGACGATGCGCTTATCGCAGCGCATGGTGAGGTCGAGAAGCTGATGCCCTTCCTCCACCTGCCGGTGCAGGCGGGCAGCGACCGGGTGTTGAAGGCGATGAACCGCTCGCACACTGCCGAAAGCTATCTCAAACTGCTCGACCGCTTTCGCGCCGCGCGCCCCGATATCGCGCTGAGCGGCGATTTCATCGTCGGCTTTCCCGGCGAGACCGAGGCCGAGTTCGAAGAGACGCTGAAGCTGGTCGACGCGGTCGGTTACGCGCAGGCCTTCAGCTTCAAATACTCGCCGCGCCCCGGCACCCCGGCTGCCACGATGGATGGACAGATCGCGCCAGAGATTATGGATGATCGCCTCCAGCGCCTCCAGGCTGCGCTCAACCGCGATCAGTTCGCCTTCAATCGTGTGACCGAGGGCCGGACCTGCCAGGTCCTCGTCGAACGCAAGGGCAAGCTTCCCGGCCAATGGCTCGGCAAGTCGCCCTGGCTCCAGAGCGTGTGGTTCGAAGGAAATTGCGCGATCGGCGATCTCGTCGAGGTCAGGCTGGGCGAGGCGGGGCCCAATTCGATGGCCGGCGAATTGCTGGAACGCGAGACCGCGTAA
- the mgtE gene encoding magnesium transporter yields the protein MADDALLDDDRLTDDLPEDGGRPDDRIDDERMDEENTLKPQFVRRVEDALEEGDDGAVYDLVEPLHPADVADLLELFDREDRRKLASAITDLMTGDVVAELNDYVRDDMMEDLPAASVAQIAEQLETDDAVQLIEDLDEEDQQAILAELDDEDRIAIESALAYPEETAGRLMSRELVAVPEHMSVGDLIDFLRDGRDLPQDFFEVFVVDERHHPVGTCQLSWILRTPRSVALADVMKRDQTLIPAMLDQEEVGNMFQKYALISAAVVDESGRLVGQMTVDDVVHIIAEEAGEDALLMSGAGDGDINEPIRDAYSARVRWLVANLGTALLASFIIALFGAAIEQLVALAVLMPIVASIGGNAGTQTMAVTVRAIAMNQLTRSNTKRILWRELRVAMLNGATIAVLIGLATGVFFTPLLGGVIAAAMVVNVLVAGLAGVLVPVIFDRLDQDPAVASSVFVTMITDSMGFFAFLGLAVASGVVG from the coding sequence ATGGCAGACGATGCTCTCCTCGACGACGACCGGCTGACGGACGACCTGCCCGAGGATGGCGGCCGCCCGGACGACCGCATCGACGACGAGCGGATGGACGAGGAGAACACGCTCAAGCCGCAATTCGTCCGCCGGGTGGAAGACGCGCTCGAGGAAGGCGACGACGGGGCGGTCTACGATCTCGTCGAACCGCTCCACCCCGCCGATGTCGCCGACCTCCTCGAACTGTTCGACCGCGAGGATCGGCGCAAGCTCGCCTCGGCCATCACCGATCTGATGACCGGCGACGTGGTCGCGGAACTCAACGACTACGTTCGCGACGACATGATGGAGGATCTGCCCGCGGCCAGCGTGGCGCAGATCGCCGAACAGCTCGAAACCGACGACGCCGTCCAGCTGATCGAGGATCTCGACGAGGAGGACCAGCAGGCCATCCTCGCCGAGCTGGACGATGAAGACCGCATCGCGATTGAAAGCGCGCTCGCCTATCCCGAGGAGACTGCCGGGCGCCTGATGAGCCGCGAGCTGGTCGCGGTGCCCGAGCATATGAGCGTGGGCGATCTCATCGATTTCCTGCGCGACGGGCGCGACCTGCCGCAGGATTTCTTCGAGGTGTTCGTGGTGGACGAACGGCACCATCCGGTCGGCACCTGCCAATTGTCGTGGATATTGCGCACGCCGCGCAGCGTCGCCCTCGCCGACGTGATGAAGCGCGACCAGACGCTGATTCCCGCCATGCTCGACCAGGAAGAGGTCGGCAACATGTTCCAGAAATACGCCCTCATCAGCGCCGCCGTGGTGGACGAGAGCGGGCGGCTGGTCGGCCAGATGACGGTGGACGACGTTGTCCACATCATCGCCGAAGAAGCGGGCGAGGACGCGCTTCTCATGTCCGGCGCGGGCGATGGCGACATCAACGAACCGATCCGCGACGCCTATTCTGCCCGCGTGCGCTGGCTCGTCGCCAATCTGGGCACGGCGCTGCTCGCCAGCTTCATCATCGCTCTGTTCGGTGCGGCGATCGAACAATTGGTGGCGCTCGCCGTGCTGATGCCAATCGTCGCCAGTATCGGCGGGAATGCGGGCACGCAGACCATGGCGGTGACGGTCCGCGCGATCGCGATGAACCAGCTGACGCGATCGAACACCAAGCGCATATTGTGGCGCGAATTGCGCGTGGCGATGCTGAATGGTGCGACCATCGCGGTGCTGATCGGGCTGGCGACGGGCGTATTCTTCACGCCGCTGCTCGGCGGAGTGATCGCGGCGGCGATGGTGGTGAACGTGCTGGTCGCAGGTCTGGCGGGCGTCCTCGTCCCGGTCATCTTCGACCGGCTGGATCAGGACCCGGCCGTCGCGTCGAGCGTGTTCGTGACGATGATCACCGATTCCATGGGTTTCTTCGCGTTTCTCGGCCTCGCGGTCGCGAGTGGGGTGGTGGGCTGA
- a CDS encoding DsbA family oxidoreductase: MTDPRKLTIDIWSDVMCPWCLVGWGNLRQALDELDVEIAAELRWHAFELNPDMAPEGEERTAHIARKYGRTLEQSRGVQGQMREAAERAGVSLDYEGEEPAPEAMMWNTFAAHKLLVWAGDTHGYARQTDLKLALFHAHFNARRPIGERAVLLDIAQETGFDRAEAEVALDSSEWAHKVRAEERAAYDLNITGVPAMVVENAFMIPGAQSPQVYADALRRVAEKLPA, from the coding sequence ATGACCGACCCCCGCAAACTGACCATCGATATCTGGTCCGACGTGATGTGCCCTTGGTGCCTCGTCGGCTGGGGCAATCTCAGACAGGCGCTCGACGAACTCGATGTGGAGATCGCGGCGGAATTGCGCTGGCACGCGTTCGAGCTCAATCCCGATATGGCGCCTGAGGGCGAGGAGCGCACCGCGCATATCGCGCGCAAATACGGCCGCACGCTGGAACAGTCGCGCGGGGTGCAGGGCCAGATGCGCGAGGCGGCGGAACGGGCAGGCGTGTCGCTCGATTACGAAGGCGAAGAGCCCGCACCGGAAGCGATGATGTGGAACACCTTCGCCGCTCACAAGCTCCTAGTCTGGGCGGGCGACACGCATGGCTATGCGCGCCAGACCGATCTCAAGCTCGCCCTGTTTCACGCGCATTTCAACGCGCGTCGTCCGATCGGGGAGCGCGCGGTTTTGCTCGACATCGCGCAAGAGACCGGTTTCGACCGGGCGGAGGCCGAAGTCGCCCTCGACAGTTCGGAATGGGCGCACAAGGTCCGCGCCGAGGAGCGCGCGGCCTACGATCTCAACATTACCGGCGTGCCCGCCATGGTGGTCGAGAACGCCTTCATGATCCCCGGCGCGCAATCCCCACAGGTCTACGCCGATGCGTTGCGGCGGGTGGCCGAGAAATTGCCCGCCTGA
- the nudC gene encoding NAD(+) diphosphatase — MKAPLAFTGSRIDRADHVRADPERLASMMGWRARLLALDGLMPGMDEAGALAWTSLADAPQDAELVFLGLDGDRPCFACVPPQGDSAPRMANPALWAAMAALSPGDLAVYGGARSLVDWHARHRFCAQCGGATEIAKGGWQRNCTQCGAQHFPRTDPVTIMLVEHEDRLMLGRGLGWGEGRFSALAGFVEPGESIEEAVAREVLEESGVTVRDVSYVASQPWPFPSQLMIGCHALADDDTVTMDETELAELRWFTRDEVKAALVGGPDAPFAKPPREAIATHLLTWWSAK, encoded by the coding sequence ATGAAGGCACCGCTTGCCTTCACCGGATCGCGGATCGACCGCGCCGACCATGTCCGCGCCGATCCCGAGCGGTTGGCAAGTATGATGGGCTGGCGGGCGCGATTGCTTGCGCTCGATGGCCTGATGCCGGGCATGGACGAAGCGGGCGCGCTCGCCTGGACCAGCCTGGCCGATGCGCCGCAGGATGCGGAACTGGTCTTTCTCGGCCTCGATGGAGACCGGCCCTGCTTCGCCTGTGTGCCCCCGCAGGGTGACAGCGCCCCGCGCATGGCCAATCCGGCCCTCTGGGCGGCGATGGCGGCGCTCTCGCCGGGCGATCTGGCCGTTTATGGCGGCGCGCGCAGTCTGGTCGACTGGCACGCGCGGCACCGCTTCTGCGCCCAGTGCGGCGGCGCGACGGAAATCGCCAAGGGCGGATGGCAGAGAAATTGCACGCAATGCGGCGCGCAGCATTTCCCGCGCACCGATCCGGTCACGATCATGCTGGTCGAACATGAAGACCGCCTGATGCTCGGTCGCGGGCTCGGCTGGGGCGAGGGGCGCTTTTCCGCGCTCGCCGGTTTCGTGGAGCCGGGCGAGAGTATCGAGGAAGCGGTCGCGCGCGAGGTACTGGAGGAAAGCGGCGTTACGGTGCGCGATGTCAGCTATGTCGCCAGCCAGCCCTGGCCGTTCCCGAGCCAGCTGATGATCGGCTGCCACGCCCTTGCCGACGACGATACGGTCACGATGGACGAGACCGAATTGGCCGAACTGCGCTGGTTCACGCGTGACGAGGTCAAAGCGGCGCTTGTCGGCGGGCCCGATGCCCCCTTCGCGAAGCCTCCGCGCGAGGCGATCGCGACACATCTGCTGACCTGGTGGAGCGCAAAATGA
- a CDS encoding peptidylprolyl isomerase, with protein MADTLTFTLDTGDGENKDVVIKLRPDLAPGHVERITELVGEGFYDGVVFHRVIPGFMAQGGDPTGTGMGGSDKPDLKAEFNAEPHVRGTCSMARTQVPDSANSQFFICFDDAHFLDGQYTVWGQVESGMEHVDALPKGEPPKAPGKIVKASVS; from the coding sequence ATGGCCGACACTCTCACATTCACGCTCGACACCGGAGACGGCGAAAACAAGGACGTGGTCATCAAGCTGCGCCCCGATCTCGCGCCCGGCCATGTCGAGCGGATCACCGAACTGGTCGGCGAAGGCTTCTATGACGGCGTGGTGTTCCACCGCGTGATCCCCGGCTTCATGGCGCAGGGCGGCGATCCGACCGGCACCGGCATGGGCGGCAGCGACAAGCCCGACCTGAAGGCCGAATTCAACGCCGAACCGCATGTGCGCGGCACCTGCTCGATGGCCCGCACCCAGGTGCCCGACAGCGCGAACAGCCAGTTCTTCATCTGCTTCGACGACGCGCACTTCCTCGACGGCCAGTACACCGTCTGGGGTCAGGTCGAGAGCGGCATGGAACACGTCGACGCCCTGCCCAAGGGCGAGCCGCCCAAGGCGCCGGGCAAGATCGTGAAGGCGAGCGTTTCGTAA
- a CDS encoding DUF1489 family protein, which translates to MPLNLTKIAFGAKSYADIESWFANRPRMSVNTRYRPTRWEECIGGSLFWIHEHNLVARSPIIGFTEQDNGRWFIDLEPRLIPVLPKPKRAHQGWRYLKGEPPRDLAEGEEVGDVIPGRIATKLQRLGLI; encoded by the coding sequence ATGCCGCTCAATCTGACCAAGATCGCCTTTGGCGCGAAAAGCTATGCCGATATCGAAAGCTGGTTCGCCAATCGCCCGCGCATGAGCGTCAACACCCGCTATCGCCCGACGCGGTGGGAGGAATGCATCGGCGGGTCGCTGTTCTGGATTCACGAGCACAATCTGGTCGCGCGCAGCCCGATCATCGGCTTCACCGAACAGGATAACGGTCGCTGGTTCATCGACCTCGAACCCCGGCTGATCCCGGTTCTCCCCAAGCCCAAGCGCGCGCATCAGGGCTGGCGTTACCTGAAGGGCGAACCGCCCCGCGATCTGGCCGAGGGCGAAGAGGTCGGCGATGTCATCCCCGGCAGGATCGCGACGAAATTGCAGAGGCTCGGTCTGATTTAA